A stretch of Desulfurivibrio alkaliphilus AHT 2 DNA encodes these proteins:
- the nagZ gene encoding beta-N-acetylhexosaminidase, translating into MNEATLPHPGGLFMVGLPGLALDDSTRELIVRERINDFILFKRNVESPAQLGRLTAALADACRTTGLGPPLISIDQEGGTVARLEPPFTVFPDARQLAAEPDPEAALTAYAETCAQELRSVGINMNMAPVLDLCPAGQGYYMERRVLGDDPAEVARLGQLIIEKMQHNGLIACGKHFPGLGAARLDPHREISAIERSRQELEQDLLPFRAAVEAGVAALMTSHTVYPALDPQRPATLSPLILADLLRRKLGYTGVVVTDDLEMGAIERQRGVPEAALAAFQAGADQLLICRDHDKVRRALARFKQALAGGEIAPARLRQSLARIAALRLLA; encoded by the coding sequence ATGAATGAAGCCACGCTGCCCCATCCCGGGGGGTTGTTCATGGTCGGCCTGCCCGGCCTGGCGCTTGATGATTCCACCCGTGAACTGATCGTGCGCGAACGGATTAACGACTTTATCCTGTTCAAGCGCAACGTGGAAAGCCCCGCTCAGCTTGGCCGCCTCACCGCCGCCCTGGCTGACGCCTGCCGCACCACCGGCCTGGGGCCGCCACTGATCAGCATCGACCAGGAGGGCGGCACGGTGGCCCGCCTGGAGCCGCCTTTCACCGTTTTTCCCGATGCCCGGCAGTTGGCTGCGGAACCGGACCCGGAGGCCGCCTTAACCGCCTACGCCGAAACCTGTGCCCAAGAGCTGCGCTCGGTGGGGATCAATATGAACATGGCCCCGGTGCTTGATCTCTGCCCCGCCGGTCAGGGCTATTATATGGAAAGGCGGGTGCTGGGCGACGACCCGGCCGAGGTGGCCCGCCTCGGCCAATTGATCATCGAAAAGATGCAGCATAACGGCCTGATTGCCTGCGGCAAGCACTTCCCCGGCCTGGGGGCGGCCCGGCTGGACCCGCACCGGGAAATTTCGGCCATCGAGCGCAGTCGGCAAGAGCTGGAGCAAGATCTGCTCCCCTTTCGGGCCGCCGTCGAGGCCGGGGTGGCGGCGCTGATGACCTCCCATACCGTCTATCCTGCCCTGGACCCGCAGCGTCCCGCCACCCTGTCGCCGTTGATCCTGGCCGACCTGCTGCGCCGTAAGTTGGGCTATACCGGGGTGGTGGTTACCGATGACCTGGAGATGGGGGCCATTGAACGGCAGCGAGGGGTGCCTGAGGCGGCCCTGGCCGCCTTTCAGGCCGGGGCCGACCAACTGCTGATCTGCCGGGATCATGACAAGGTAAGAAGGGCCCTGGCCCGCTTTAAACAGGCCCTGGCCGGGGGTGAGATAGCCCCGGCCAGGCTCCGGCAGTCCCTGGCCCGGATCGCCGCCCTGCGCTTACTTGCTTGA
- a CDS encoding HPF/RaiA family ribosome-associated protein encodes MELQVEGRNLDIRKVWQDKIDTEKARLVRHHAGLVHHLRVSIEETASHKSGGYEVRLVAGVPNDTVVVGRKGESVRAILGEAFDTLGLQLKELQRKRRQAHAKVPPTPELDEE; translated from the coding sequence ATGGAACTTCAGGTTGAAGGCCGTAACTTGGATATCCGTAAAGTATGGCAGGATAAAATTGACACCGAAAAAGCCCGGTTGGTGCGGCATCATGCCGGCCTGGTGCATCACCTGCGGGTGAGCATCGAAGAAACCGCCAGCCACAAGAGCGGTGGTTACGAAGTGCGCCTGGTGGCGGGAGTTCCCAACGATACCGTGGTGGTGGGGCGCAAGGGCGAATCGGTACGGGCCATTCTCGGCGAGGCCTTTGATACTTTAGGTTTGCAACTCAAAGAATTGCAGCGTAAGCGCCGGCAGGCCCACGCCAAGGTGCCGCCGACCCCCGAGCTTGACGAGGAATAA
- the nadA gene encoding quinolinate synthase NadA, producing the protein MEVLKQADIGEAYLGTEPEELHRRIIARKEELADRLLLLCHHYQQEAVFRHADATGDSLKLARIAAENRDRDYIVFCGVHFMAESADILTTSEQQVFLPDLRAGCPMADMATRPEVEWAWRELAEHIDVDRLVPVTYVNSSAAIKALVGEKGGSVCTSSNAEKVLQWALSCGERVFFFPDEHLGRNSAAAIGLADETVILWRRGQPLGGNTSEQVRNAKVILWDGYCTVHMQFQPQHVEAWRQRDPAVRVIVHPECRREVVKLADQYGSTEMIIKAVSESPAGSKWAVGTEINLVRRLQDRHPDKEVHSLSPFQCLCSTMYRIKPAYLLWVLDNLAAGKVVNRITVDSETAALARLALDRMLTM; encoded by the coding sequence ATGGAAGTCTTAAAGCAAGCCGATATCGGCGAGGCCTATCTGGGGACTGAGCCCGAGGAGTTGCATCGCCGGATCATCGCCCGCAAGGAAGAGCTGGCCGATCGCCTGCTGCTGCTCTGCCATCATTATCAGCAGGAGGCGGTCTTCCGGCATGCCGACGCCACCGGCGACTCCCTGAAGCTGGCCCGGATCGCCGCCGAGAACCGTGACCGCGACTACATCGTTTTTTGCGGGGTCCATTTCATGGCCGAGTCGGCGGATATCCTCACCACCTCCGAGCAGCAGGTTTTCCTGCCCGATTTGCGGGCCGGCTGCCCCATGGCGGATATGGCCACCCGGCCGGAGGTGGAATGGGCCTGGCGGGAACTGGCCGAACACATCGACGTCGACCGCCTGGTGCCGGTGACCTACGTCAACTCTTCGGCCGCCATTAAGGCCCTGGTTGGGGAAAAGGGCGGTTCGGTCTGTACCTCATCAAACGCCGAAAAGGTTTTGCAGTGGGCCTTAAGCTGCGGCGAGCGGGTGTTTTTCTTCCCCGATGAGCACCTGGGGCGCAACTCCGCCGCCGCCATCGGCCTGGCCGATGAGACCGTCATTCTCTGGCGCCGGGGGCAGCCCTTGGGCGGCAACACGTCGGAGCAGGTGCGTAACGCCAAAGTCATCCTCTGGGATGGCTACTGCACGGTGCATATGCAGTTCCAGCCTCAGCATGTCGAGGCCTGGCGGCAGAGGGATCCGGCGGTGCGGGTCATCGTCCATCCCGAATGCCGCCGCGAGGTGGTGAAGCTGGCCGACCAGTACGGCTCTACCGAGATGATCATCAAGGCGGTGAGTGAGTCGCCGGCGGGCAGCAAGTGGGCCGTGGGCACCGAGATCAACCTGGTGCGCCGGCTGCAGGATCGTCATCCCGACAAGGAGGTGCATTCCCTCTCGCCCTTCCAGTGCCTGTGTTCCACCATGTACCGGATCAAGCCGGCCTATCTGCTCTGGGTGCTGGATAACCTGGCGGCGGGCAAGGTGGTCAACCGGATCACCGTGGACTCGGAAACGGCGGCCTTGGCCCGCCTGGCCCTGGACCGAATGCTCACCATGTAG
- a CDS encoding cysteine desulfurase family protein yields MRRIYLDNNATTPLLPEVVEVMQQCLAEDFGNPSSGHSFGEAARRRVETGRQQVAGLLQCAPDRVVFTSGGSEANCQAIFSAVMARPEGRHLIASAVEHPSVTAPLEFLRRQGYEIELLPVDGAGRLDPALLKNAIRPDTVLVSLMAANNETGVLWDVAEVGGICREREVLFHCDAVQLAGKEEIDAEQWPVDYLSLAAHKMHGPKGCGALYARRSVPVTPLVMGAGQEAGRRAGTENVAGIAGFGLACELAAAYLAAGGRESMAAMGRRLEEGLLQACPEVRINGEGAPRLTNTANVSFEYCSSAQMIQDLDELGFAVSAHAACHSGDLDPSPVLAAMAVPETFRHGTLRISLSRLNTASEIEALLAVLPRVAQNSRQGFV; encoded by the coding sequence ATGCGGCGAATATATTTGGATAACAACGCCACCACCCCGCTGCTGCCGGAAGTGGTAGAAGTGATGCAGCAATGCCTGGCGGAGGATTTTGGTAATCCTTCCAGCGGCCACTCCTTTGGTGAAGCAGCCCGGCGGCGGGTGGAAACGGGCCGGCAACAGGTGGCCGGGCTGTTGCAGTGCGCTCCCGATCGGGTGGTGTTTACCAGCGGCGGCAGCGAGGCCAACTGCCAGGCGATTTTCAGTGCCGTCATGGCACGGCCCGAGGGGCGGCACCTCATTGCCTCGGCGGTGGAGCATCCATCGGTGACGGCGCCGCTGGAGTTTTTGCGCCGGCAGGGTTATGAAATTGAACTGCTGCCGGTGGACGGCGCCGGCCGGTTGGACCCGGCTTTGCTTAAAAACGCCATCCGCCCCGACACCGTGCTGGTTTCTTTGATGGCCGCCAACAATGAAACCGGGGTTTTGTGGGATGTGGCCGAGGTGGGGGGCATCTGCCGGGAACGGGAGGTGCTCTTTCACTGCGATGCGGTGCAACTGGCCGGCAAGGAAGAGATCGACGCTGAACAGTGGCCGGTGGATTATCTCAGCCTGGCCGCCCACAAAATGCATGGTCCCAAGGGTTGCGGCGCCCTTTACGCCCGCCGCTCGGTCCCGGTGACCCCGCTGGTGATGGGGGCCGGCCAGGAAGCGGGGCGGCGAGCCGGGACCGAAAATGTGGCCGGGATTGCCGGCTTTGGCCTGGCCTGCGAACTGGCGGCGGCATACCTGGCCGCCGGGGGTCGTGAGAGCATGGCGGCCATGGGGCGCCGCCTGGAGGAAGGACTGTTGCAGGCCTGTCCCGAGGTCAGGATCAACGGCGAGGGGGCGCCGCGCCTGACCAACACCGCCAATGTAAGTTTCGAGTACTGTTCCTCGGCTCAGATGATCCAGGACCTGGATGAACTGGGTTTTGCCGTTTCGGCCCATGCAGCCTGCCACAGCGGGGATCTGGACCCATCCCCGGTGCTGGCGGCCATGGCGGTGCCGGAAACTTTCAGGCACGGTACTTTGCGGATCAGCTTGAGCCGGCTCAACACGGCTTCGGAAATAGAGGCCTTGCTGGCGGTATTGCCGAGGGTTGCGCAAAACTCACGCCAGGGTTTTGTGTAA
- the glmS gene encoding glutamine--fructose-6-phosphate transaminase (isomerizing), with the protein MCGIVGYVGSRRVVPVLLEGLKRLEYRGYDSAGLVYLGKNGLVKHRAQGKLLNLEAKLDQVRQTPSHIGLGHTRWATHGSPSELNAHPHSDCHGELVVVHNGIIENFRTLREELQAEGHVFRSETDTEVLAHLIESFLCGSRCDLVGAVRRALKKVKGSYAIGVLWTGEPDKLVAVRSQSPLVLGVQENDERGCLLASDIPALLPYTNRVVYLEDQDLAVIRADGFEVRKLSNGRKVKRPIHTIDWNPAMAEKSGYTHFMLKEIFEQPQAILNTFRSRIDPEHGQLCLPELGLSDRDIKGIGRIVLLACGSSWHAALVAKYWLEQWVGIPVEVDIASEFRYRRLLLDKNVLVIPITQSGETADTLAGTRLALKSGAKVVAICNVLGSTITREVHGTLYTHAGPEIGVASTKAFTCQLVALFLLTLYLAQVRGTMASRERLTMIESLVELPVVLERELPGWQEEMERLAEEFVKSRDFLFLARGENFPIALEGALKLKEISYIHAEGYAAGEMKHGPIALIDRDMPVLALVPQNGVYDKVVANVEEVKARHGRLILLGSRGDANIGRIADHVVYLPVILPDLNPILYTVPLQLLAYQVARLRGCDVDQPRNLAKSVTVE; encoded by the coding sequence ATGTGCGGAATAGTCGGTTATGTCGGCTCTCGGCGGGTGGTGCCGGTGCTGCTGGAAGGACTGAAACGCCTCGAGTATCGGGGCTATGACTCGGCGGGCCTGGTCTATCTGGGCAAAAACGGCCTGGTCAAACACCGGGCTCAGGGCAAGCTGCTCAACCTGGAGGCCAAGCTTGACCAGGTCCGCCAAACTCCCAGCCATATCGGCCTGGGGCATACCCGCTGGGCCACCCACGGTTCGCCCTCCGAGCTCAACGCCCATCCCCACAGCGATTGCCACGGTGAACTGGTGGTGGTCCATAACGGGATCATCGAAAACTTTCGTACCCTGCGGGAAGAGTTGCAGGCCGAAGGGCATGTCTTTCGTTCGGAGACCGACACCGAGGTGCTGGCGCACCTGATTGAAAGCTTTCTTTGCGGCAGCCGTTGCGACTTGGTGGGTGCTGTGCGGCGGGCCCTGAAGAAGGTCAAGGGGTCTTACGCCATCGGCGTGCTCTGGACCGGCGAGCCCGACAAGCTGGTGGCGGTCCGCAGCCAGAGCCCGCTGGTGCTGGGGGTGCAGGAAAATGATGAGCGCGGCTGCCTGCTGGCTTCCGATATTCCTGCCCTGCTGCCCTATACCAACCGGGTGGTGTACCTGGAGGACCAGGATCTGGCGGTAATCCGGGCCGATGGTTTTGAGGTGCGCAAGCTGAGCAACGGCCGTAAGGTTAAAAGGCCGATCCACACCATCGACTGGAACCCGGCCATGGCCGAAAAATCCGGCTATACCCACTTCATGCTCAAGGAGATCTTTGAGCAGCCCCAGGCGATTTTAAATACCTTTCGCAGCCGGATCGACCCGGAACATGGCCAGCTCTGCCTGCCGGAGTTGGGCCTGTCCGATCGCGACATCAAAGGGATCGGGCGAATCGTGCTGCTGGCCTGCGGTTCTTCCTGGCACGCCGCCCTGGTGGCTAAATACTGGCTGGAGCAGTGGGTCGGCATTCCGGTGGAGGTGGATATCGCCTCGGAATTCCGCTATCGCCGGCTGTTGCTGGATAAAAACGTGCTGGTGATCCCCATCACCCAGTCGGGAGAAACCGCCGACACCCTGGCCGGCACCCGCCTGGCTCTGAAGTCCGGCGCCAAGGTGGTGGCGATTTGCAATGTTCTCGGCAGTACCATTACCCGCGAGGTCCATGGCACCCTTTACACCCATGCCGGGCCGGAAATAGGGGTGGCTTCCACCAAGGCCTTCACCTGCCAACTGGTGGCGCTGTTTCTCCTGACCCTCTATTTGGCACAGGTACGGGGCACCATGGCGTCCCGGGAGCGGCTGACCATGATCGAATCGCTGGTGGAGCTGCCGGTGGTGCTGGAGCGTGAATTGCCCGGCTGGCAGGAGGAAATGGAGCGGCTGGCGGAGGAGTTCGTTAAAAGCCGGGATTTTCTCTTTCTGGCCCGGGGTGAGAATTTCCCCATCGCCCTGGAAGGGGCCCTCAAGCTCAAGGAGATCTCCTATATCCATGCCGAGGGTTATGCCGCCGGCGAGATGAAGCACGGCCCCATTGCCCTGATTGATCGTGACATGCCGGTGCTGGCCCTGGTGCCGCAAAACGGGGTTTACGACAAGGTGGTTGCCAACGTGGAAGAGGTCAAGGCCCGCCATGGGCGGCTGATTCTGCTGGGCAGCCGGGGCGATGCCAATATCGGCCGGATTGCTGATCATGTGGTTTACCTGCCGGTGATTCTGCCGGATTTGAATCCGATTCTATACACTGTTCCTTTGCAGCTTTTGGCCTATCAGGTGGCCCGCTTGCGGGGCTGCGATGTCGACCAGCCCCGGAACCTGGCCAAAAGTGTCACCGTGGAGTAA
- a CDS encoding mannose-1-phosphate guanylyltransferase/mannose-6-phosphate isomerase, with the protein MIVPVVLAGGSGTRLWPLSRELCPKQLLSLDGRESMFQETLRRLERLGEVGRPVVVCTEPHRFLVAEQIRALGQAADIVLEPADRDTAPAVAIAALLAGGQDDDPLLLVLPSDHQISQLDAFLAAVKTGMVPAAAGNLVTFGICPEQPETGYGYIQPGQPGDSPAPAQSADAGAEGEYFTVRRFVEKPDAATARQYLAQGYLWNSGIFLFRASVLLAEVAAHAPEISARMLEAYRGRQRERDFIRLPEEPFTAAPTLSLDRAVMEHTGKAVVVPMACGWRDIGSWSALWDGGAADAQGNVLLGRVVSRDSRNCYARSTGRLLALLGVDDLVVVETADAVLVARREQAQEVRELVRELKKRGLEEAFRSVAAAEKAPPDAG; encoded by the coding sequence GTGATTGTCCCGGTGGTGTTGGCCGGCGGCTCCGGCACCCGCCTCTGGCCGCTGTCGCGGGAGCTTTGTCCCAAGCAGCTTTTGTCTTTGGACGGGCGGGAATCCATGTTCCAGGAGACCCTGCGCCGGCTGGAGCGGCTGGGCGAGGTTGGCCGGCCGGTGGTGGTCTGCACCGAGCCGCACCGCTTCCTGGTGGCGGAACAGATCCGGGCCTTAGGGCAGGCGGCTGATATCGTGCTGGAGCCGGCGGATCGGGATACCGCCCCCGCCGTCGCCATCGCCGCTCTGCTGGCCGGCGGTCAGGATGATGACCCGCTGCTGCTGGTACTCCCCTCCGATCATCAAATTTCCCAACTCGATGCCTTTCTTGCCGCCGTCAAGACCGGGATGGTGCCTGCCGCCGCCGGCAACCTGGTTACTTTCGGGATTTGCCCGGAGCAGCCCGAGACCGGTTACGGCTATATTCAGCCGGGGCAGCCAGGGGACAGCCCCGCCCCCGCCCAGTCCGCCGATGCCGGGGCCGAAGGCGAGTATTTTACCGTGCGGCGCTTTGTAGAAAAACCCGATGCCGCCACCGCCCGGCAATATCTTGCCCAGGGCTATCTCTGGAACAGCGGCATCTTTCTTTTTCGGGCTTCGGTGCTGCTGGCCGAGGTGGCCGCCCATGCCCCGGAGATCAGCGCCCGGATGCTGGAGGCCTACCGGGGGCGGCAGCGGGAGCGGGATTTTATTCGCCTGCCGGAGGAACCCTTTACCGCCGCCCCGACCCTTTCCCTTGATCGCGCGGTGATGGAGCACACCGGCAAAGCGGTGGTGGTGCCCATGGCCTGCGGCTGGCGGGATATCGGCTCCTGGAGTGCCTTGTGGGACGGCGGTGCGGCCGATGCCCAGGGTAATGTGCTGCTGGGGCGGGTGGTAAGCCGGGACAGCCGCAACTGCTACGCCCGCTCCACCGGCCGCCTGCTGGCTCTGCTGGGGGTTGATGACCTGGTGGTGGTGGAAACCGCCGACGCCGTGCTGGTGGCCCGCCGGGAGCAGGCGCAGGAGGTCCGGGAACTGGTCCGGGAACTTAAAAAGCGGGGCCTGGAGGAAGCTTTCCGGAGCGTGGCAGCAGCAGAAAAAGCTCCACCGGATGCCGGGTGA
- the mltA gene encoding murein transglycosylase A: MATMLLRRPTIIVKLLLPAAIVLLLLLGARWAPAADRPTLPVEDDLQLAGLATAAEISLEIMARRDGAATYRFCSQEYTLAQLQKAQAELLAASRRAAGPAELIAFVQDNFTFCRTAGEQWSGKAFLTGYYEPELAGSLVPDQRFRYPLYSPPPDLARHEGREGRWQGEEFVPYWTRAEIENQNLLAGHELVYLDDPLAAFIIHVQGSGRVRLPDGTVRPVQYAARSGREYRSIGRLLVEEGRLTRKEADLPGIKSYLRQHPEQLRRVLHHNESYIFFRWGNDEQPGPLGSFGLPITPGRSLALDQSYYPPGVPAYLAGQRPELNDEEEIVGWRDFGRLVFNQDSGSAIRGRGRADLFWGDDRYAAIAAGVTRHPVELFLLLPRSGKLPPGPAF, from the coding sequence ATGGCCACCATGCTTCTTCGTCGCCCCACCATTATTGTAAAGCTCCTGCTGCCAGCGGCCATCGTTTTGCTCCTGCTGCTCGGGGCCAGATGGGCCCCGGCCGCCGACCGCCCCACCCTGCCGGTAGAAGATGATCTGCAACTGGCCGGGCTGGCAACCGCCGCCGAGATCAGCCTTGAGATCATGGCCCGGCGGGACGGCGCCGCCACTTACCGCTTCTGCAGCCAAGAGTACACCCTGGCCCAGCTGCAAAAGGCCCAGGCGGAGTTGCTGGCCGCCTCCCGCCGGGCCGCCGGGCCGGCGGAGCTGATTGCCTTTGTGCAGGACAACTTCACCTTCTGCCGCACCGCCGGCGAACAATGGTCGGGCAAGGCCTTTCTCACCGGTTATTACGAGCCGGAGCTGGCCGGCAGCCTGGTGCCCGACCAGCGTTTTCGCTACCCCCTCTACTCCCCGCCCCCGGACCTGGCACGCCATGAGGGCCGGGAAGGGCGCTGGCAGGGGGAAGAATTCGTACCTTACTGGACCAGGGCGGAAATTGAAAACCAAAACCTGCTGGCCGGCCATGAGCTGGTTTACCTGGATGACCCGCTGGCCGCCTTCATCATCCATGTGCAGGGCTCCGGCCGCGTCCGGCTGCCCGACGGCACGGTGCGGCCGGTGCAATACGCCGCCCGTAGCGGCCGGGAATACCGCAGCATCGGCCGCCTGCTGGTGGAGGAAGGACGGCTGACCCGGAAAGAGGCCGATCTGCCGGGGATAAAAAGCTACCTGCGGCAGCACCCCGAGCAGCTCCGCCGGGTGCTGCACCACAATGAATCTTACATCTTTTTCCGCTGGGGCAACGATGAGCAGCCCGGCCCGCTGGGCTCCTTCGGCCTGCCCATCACCCCCGGCCGTTCCCTGGCCCTGGACCAGAGCTATTACCCCCCCGGGGTTCCGGCCTACCTGGCCGGCCAGCGGCCGGAACTGAATGATGAAGAAGAGATCGTCGGCTGGCGTGATTTTGGCCGGTTGGTCTTCAACCAGGACAGCGGCTCGGCCATCCGGGGGCGGGGGCGGGCCGATCTGTTCTGGGGCGACGACCGCTACGCCGCCATCGCCGCCGGGGTCACCCGGCATCCGGTGGAGCTTTTTCTGCTGCTGCCACGCTCCGGAAAGCTTCCTCCAGGCCCCGCTTTTTAA
- a CDS encoding slipin family protein produces MFDAYFFMMVIVGLVLLAGYTFRILREYERGVIFQLGRFWSVKGPGLIIVVPGLQQMVRVDLRTLTMDVPSQDVISRDNVSVKVNAVVYFRVMDPAKAIIQVENYMVATSQLAQTTLRAVLGKHELDEMLSERDRLNMDIQQALDVQTDSWGIKVSSVEIKHVDINETMIRAIARQAEAERERRAKVIHAEGEKQASRKLREAAQVLATQPEAMQLRYLQTLSHIAGDKTSTIVFPVPTDIIGPIMQAITGKAMVRPPAPSLDESSDEEVPEVPDVSPEALEEAIPSPTGADKP; encoded by the coding sequence ATGTTTGACGCTTATTTTTTTATGATGGTGATCGTGGGTCTGGTCCTGCTGGCGGGCTATACCTTCCGGATCCTGCGGGAGTACGAGCGCGGGGTAATTTTCCAGCTTGGCCGTTTCTGGAGCGTTAAGGGACCGGGCCTGATCATCGTTGTCCCCGGCCTGCAACAGATGGTGCGGGTGGACCTGCGGACCCTGACCATGGACGTGCCCAGCCAGGACGTGATCTCGCGAGACAACGTCTCGGTCAAGGTCAACGCGGTGGTTTACTTCCGGGTCATGGACCCGGCCAAGGCCATCATCCAGGTGGAAAACTACATGGTGGCCACCAGCCAGCTGGCCCAAACCACCCTGCGGGCGGTGCTGGGCAAGCACGAACTGGACGAAATGCTCTCCGAGCGGGACCGGCTCAACATGGACATTCAGCAGGCCCTGGACGTGCAGACCGACTCCTGGGGAATCAAAGTCTCCAGTGTCGAGATCAAGCATGTGGATATCAATGAAACGATGATCCGGGCCATCGCCCGCCAGGCCGAGGCCGAACGTGAACGGCGGGCCAAGGTAATCCACGCCGAGGGCGAAAAGCAGGCCTCGCGCAAGCTGCGGGAAGCGGCCCAGGTGCTGGCCACCCAGCCCGAGGCCATGCAGTTGCGCTACCTGCAGACCTTGAGCCACATCGCCGGCGACAAGACTTCCACCATCGTCTTCCCGGTCCCCACCGACATCATCGGCCCGATTATGCAGGCCATCACCGGCAAGGCCATGGTCCGGCCGCCAGCGCCGAGCCTGGACGAAAGCTCTGACGAAGAAGTTCCCGAAGTGCCGGATGTCAGCCCCGAAGCCCTGGAAGAGGCGATCCCCAGCCCCACCGGCGCCGACAAGCCGTAA
- a CDS encoding NfeD family protein, with product MNKLFLHAPVTLIRRLFLLLLLTAPLWAAALAPGMAGGGDNAVGSNGNNGNGATAPGEITLGEKMPDEVKAKVAPVVVLTVADAIGPATADYLKRGLNQAAAMGAQLVVLQMDTPGGLDTAMREIIKDILASPVPVATFVHPSGARAASAGTYILYASHVAAMAPGTNLGAATPVAIGGPGGAPGTPADDDKDSDDQEQKEDKEPPTADALARKQIEDATAYIRGLAQLRERNVEWAEKAVREAVSLSASEAAEINVVDLVAEDIRDLLRQIDGRELAVPQATVVLTSAEAELIFIEPDWRNRFLAVITNPSVAYILMLLGVYGILLEFYNPGFMIPGVIGAISLLLALYAFQLLPISYAGMGLILLGVAFMTAEMMMPSFGIMGMGGLVAFIIGSVMLMDTTAPGFTLPWPLIIGVTVATVLFLVVVVGMALKARKRPVVAGNEEMVGAEGEALADFDDQNRGWIRVHSENWLAQAKGPVNKGRKVKVTGVRGLELDVQ from the coding sequence ATGAATAAATTATTCCTGCACGCCCCCGTTACCCTTATCAGGCGGCTGTTTTTGCTGCTGTTGCTGACCGCCCCCCTGTGGGCCGCCGCCCTGGCGCCGGGAATGGCCGGCGGTGGAGACAATGCGGTCGGCAGTAACGGCAACAATGGCAATGGGGCAACGGCGCCCGGGGAGATTACCCTGGGGGAAAAGATGCCCGATGAGGTGAAGGCCAAGGTGGCGCCGGTGGTGGTGCTGACCGTAGCCGACGCAATCGGGCCGGCCACCGCCGATTACCTTAAACGGGGGCTGAACCAGGCCGCCGCCATGGGCGCCCAACTGGTGGTGCTGCAAATGGATACCCCCGGCGGGCTGGATACCGCCATGCGGGAGATCATTAAGGACATCCTGGCCTCGCCGGTGCCGGTGGCCACCTTTGTCCATCCCTCCGGGGCCCGGGCCGCCAGTGCCGGCACCTATATTCTCTATGCCAGCCATGTGGCCGCCATGGCGCCGGGCACCAACCTGGGGGCCGCCACCCCGGTGGCCATCGGCGGCCCCGGCGGGGCGCCGGGAACGCCCGCCGACGATGATAAAGACAGCGACGACCAGGAGCAAAAAGAGGATAAGGAACCGCCGACGGCCGATGCCCTCGCCCGCAAGCAGATCGAAGACGCCACCGCCTACATTCGCGGCCTGGCCCAGTTGCGGGAACGCAACGTGGAATGGGCGGAAAAGGCGGTAAGGGAAGCGGTCAGCCTGTCGGCCTCGGAGGCGGCGGAGATCAATGTGGTGGACCTGGTGGCGGAAGACATCCGCGATCTGCTGCGCCAGATCGACGGCCGGGAACTGGCCGTGCCCCAGGCCACGGTGGTGCTGACCAGCGCCGAGGCGGAACTGATTTTCATCGAGCCCGACTGGCGCAACCGTTTCCTGGCCGTCATCACCAACCCCAGCGTAGCATATATTTTGATGCTGCTGGGAGTTTACGGTATACTGTTGGAATTCTACAACCCCGGCTTCATGATCCCGGGGGTAATCGGAGCCATCAGCCTGCTGTTGGCGCTTTACGCCTTCCAACTGCTGCCCATCAGCTACGCCGGCATGGGGCTGATCCTGCTGGGGGTGGCCTTTATGACCGCCGAGATGATGATGCCATCGTTCGGGATCATGGGCATGGGCGGGCTGGTGGCTTTCATAATCGGATCGGTGATGCTGATGGATACAACTGCGCCCGGATTTACCCTGCCCTGGCCCCTGATCATCGGGGTAACGGTGGCCACCGTGCTCTTTCTGGTAGTGGTGGTGGGAATGGCCCTTAAGGCCCGGAAGCGGCCGGTGGTGGCCGGCAACGAGGAAATGGTGGGAGCCGAAGGGGAAGCCCTGGCCGACTTCGACGACCAAAACCGCGGCTGGATCAGAGTGCACAGTGAAAACTGGCTGGCCCAGGCCAAAGGGCCGGTAAACAAGGGCCGGAAGGTGAAGGTCACCGGCGTGCGCGGCCTGGAGTTGGACGTTCAATAG